A single Marinitoga aeolica DNA region contains:
- a CDS encoding sensor histidine kinase — protein MSLKKRFVFIIFIFAIFPIITTMFNKIYITNVLFKELTGYTSSTINDFGFETVSKIYPTTMNVLYEQKNLLKNFSKKILENQRVIDYAKFGLLNTLKIYISELLNSSNVDGIRIIIKNKKKIDIGDFPAIQNLKEGIIEGEKNFYIISGYVKDEVSIYASRKMDRLFLDSLNLSSIAIISIVGKKHKIFQNEKFYKDFKLDGDFVISNRIKYPSKIINMPDDINLILSFDISQLSNIQNKIKDIFFENISSNLNMSLLIWLFLSPLLIYFALFYFGKDINTLELSIKGISDIARGNFNIKIDSGNLENNRYKELVESINLLSSNLRDMKEEIEKNIENLEDERNTLKYLVENLYEGIIFFDIDGSIKVKNDFGGEVLKELGEENVKASNNRIYSINIKNSQKLIEVTRELFTNGSFLVLIRDISLEKEMNDLYSLNERLIEKEKFGRIAAHEIRNPLNSMYLNLQYLKMEFEDNKKIESIANLIIEQIKTIDSIVSELSSKAILESNEKKVNINNVISQILNLLKYRFLENSIEVEFEKSHEYILMNANPQRLNQLFYNIINNAIEAVENKKSEKKIFINVSKENNKIKIVIGDNGEGIPEEYKNNVFKKPFTTKKYGNGIGLFIVHSIVKELNGDIKFETSNTGTSFIIEFKSEVM, from the coding sequence ATGTCATTAAAGAAAAGATTTGTTTTTATAATTTTTATATTTGCTATTTTTCCAATAATTACCACAATGTTTAATAAAATATACATAACAAATGTTTTATTTAAAGAACTTACTGGGTATACATCATCAACTATAAATGATTTTGGATTTGAAACGGTAAGTAAAATTTATCCCACTACGATGAATGTATTGTATGAACAGAAAAATTTATTAAAGAATTTTTCTAAAAAGATTTTAGAAAATCAAAGAGTTATTGATTATGCTAAATTTGGATTATTAAATACATTAAAAATATATATAAGTGAATTATTAAACTCTTCAAATGTAGATGGTATAAGAATCATTATTAAGAATAAAAAAAAGATTGATATTGGTGATTTCCCAGCAATCCAAAATCTTAAAGAAGGTATTATTGAAGGAGAAAAAAATTTTTATATAATATCGGGGTATGTGAAAGATGAAGTTTCAATTTACGCATCGAGAAAAATGGATAGGTTATTTTTGGATTCATTAAATTTGTCTTCCATTGCCATAATTTCTATAGTTGGTAAAAAACATAAAATATTTCAAAATGAAAAATTTTATAAGGATTTTAAACTTGATGGTGATTTTGTGATTTCTAATCGGATTAAATATCCATCTAAAATTATCAATATGCCCGATGATATTAATTTGATTCTATCTTTTGATATATCTCAATTAAGTAATATTCAAAATAAGATTAAAGACATATTTTTTGAAAATATATCATCTAATTTAAATATGTCACTTTTAATATGGTTATTTTTGTCTCCTCTTTTAATATATTTTGCATTGTTTTATTTTGGTAAAGATATTAATACTTTAGAGCTTTCAATAAAAGGAATATCTGATATTGCCAGAGGAAATTTTAATATAAAAATAGATTCTGGAAATCTTGAAAATAACAGATATAAAGAATTAGTAGAATCTATAAATTTGTTATCTTCTAATTTAAGAGATATGAAAGAAGAAATAGAGAAAAATATAGAGAATTTGGAAGATGAGAGAAATACGTTAAAATACTTGGTTGAAAATTTATATGAAGGGATTATATTTTTTGATATAGATGGAAGTATAAAGGTAAAAAATGATTTTGGTGGTGAAGTTTTAAAGGAATTAGGAGAAGAAAATGTAAAAGCATCTAATAACAGAATTTATTCGATAAATATAAAGAACAGTCAAAAGTTAATTGAAGTAACAAGGGAACTTTTTACAAATGGTTCATTTTTAGTGTTAATAAGGGATATTTCTTTAGAAAAAGAAATGAATGATTTATATTCATTAAACGAAAGACTTATTGAAAAGGAAAAGTTTGGAAGAATAGCTGCCCACGAGATAAGAAACCCCTTAAATTCAATGTATTTAAATTTACAATATTTAAAAATGGAGTTTGAAGATAATAAAAAAATTGAAAGTATAGCTAATTTAATAATTGAGCAAATAAAAACCATAGATTCTATTGTAAGTGAGTTATCATCTAAAGCTATTCTGGAATCTAATGAAAAGAAAGTAAATATAAATAATGTTATATCCCAAATCTTGAATTTGTTAAAGTATAGATTTTTAGAAAATTCAATAGAGGTTGAGTTTGAAAAGTCTCATGAATATATTTTAATGAACGCAAATCCCCAGCGTCTTAACCAATTGTTTTACAATATTATTAATAATGCTATAGAAGCAGTAGAAAATAAAAAAAGCGAAAAAAAGATTTTTATTAATGTATCAAAAGAAAATAACAAAATAAAAATTGTTATAGGTGATAATGGTGAAGGTATTCCAGAAGAATATAAAAATAATGTTTTCAAAAAGCCTTTTACAACAAAAAAAT
- a CDS encoding sugar ABC transporter substrate-binding protein — MKKVLLALLVLFAISIYALDVGIVLPTKDEPRWVQDETRFRDALKDTNVSVEVLFSQGNPAKERQNVEALLSKGIKVLIICPHDAVAAASTVDLAKKAGVTVISYDRLVTNTKSVDYYVTFDSVEVGRAQGQFLVDHATGKNNPLYLYAGALSDNNAFLFFQGAWEVLQPKIADGTFRIINSSEAVKLQNKKELTREEMAKIINQITTDWSFTVARRKAEDNLTRARKADKGTVFILAPNDGTARAIADAFRQDRDVKKYYVTGQDAEKASIQYIIDGKQSMTVFKDVRLLVKDAISLAQFVLKGVKLITPNSYDNGAKMVPAIQSNIAVVTKDNVKKVLIDSGYYKKSDFRW; from the coding sequence ATGAAAAAGGTTTTATTGGCATTATTGGTTTTATTCGCTATTTCTATTTATGCATTAGACGTAGGTATAGTTCTCCCAACAAAAGACGAACCAAGATGGGTTCAGGATGAAACAAGATTTAGAGATGCATTAAAAGACACAAACGTTTCTGTTGAAGTTTTATTCAGTCAAGGTAACCCTGCAAAAGAAAGACAAAACGTTGAAGCATTACTTTCAAAAGGTATAAAGGTATTGATTATATGTCCTCATGATGCAGTTGCTGCAGCTAGTACTGTAGATTTAGCTAAAAAAGCTGGTGTTACAGTTATTTCTTACGACAGATTAGTTACAAATACAAAATCTGTAGATTACTATGTAACCTTTGATAGCGTTGAAGTCGGTAGAGCACAAGGTCAATTTTTAGTAGATCATGCAACAGGTAAAAATAATCCATTATATTTATACGCTGGTGCATTATCAGATAATAACGCATTCTTATTCTTCCAAGGTGCATGGGAAGTTTTACAACCTAAAATTGCTGATGGAACATTCAGAATAATTAATTCTTCAGAAGCTGTGAAATTACAAAACAAAAAAGAATTAACAAGAGAAGAAATGGCAAAAATTATTAATCAAATTACAACAGATTGGAGCTTTACAGTTGCCAGAAGAAAAGCAGAAGATAACTTAACAAGAGCTAGAAAAGCAGATAAAGGTACAGTATTTATTTTAGCACCTAATGATGGTACTGCAAGAGCTATTGCTGATGCATTCAGACAGGATAGAGATGTTAAAAAATATTATGTAACAGGTCAAGATGCAGAAAAAGCTTCTATTCAATATATAATTGACGGAAAACAATCAATGACAGTATTTAAAGATGTTAGATTATTAGTAAAAGATGCTATAAGCTTAGCTCAATTTGTATTAAAAGGCGTAAAATTAATTACTCCTAATTCATATGATAATGGCGCAAAAATGGTTCCAGCAATTCAATCAAATATTGCTGTTGTTACAAAAGATAATGTTAAAAAAGTATTAATCGATTCAGGATATTATAAAAAATCTGATTTTAGATGGTAA
- a CDS encoding ATP-binding cassette domain-containing protein: MSEYILEMKNITKEFPGVKALDNVNFKVKRGEIHCLIGENGSGKSTLMKVLSGFHKHGTYDGQIIFEGKEQKFNTIYDSEKVGIVTIYQELALIPELTVYENIFLGHEIKNNGIIDWNKTITEAEKVLKKLGYTLDTSKKVKDFGVGVQQIIEIAKALSKNVKLLILDEPTSALNETDSEKLLQIIKDLKNHGITSILISHKLNEVLEVADTITVLRDGLTITTIENKNISENVIIKHMVGREINDIYPKRNHKIGEKIFEIKNWKAFDRKNERYVVKSADFYVRRGEIVGIAGLIGAGRTELAHSIFGNPDDYKVSGELYFEGQKMQFKSTSDAIKAGIAYVSEDRKGNGLILDFDIKTNITIANLKKILKGLFVNENEEVVISENYRKSLKIKSHSIEQKVLNLSGGNQQKVSLAKWLFVTPKLLILDEPTRGIDVGAKHEIYNIMNELVAEGMSIIMISSELPEVLGMSDRIYVMAGGKIVGELSNKEATQEKIMAMAVEY; the protein is encoded by the coding sequence TTGAGCGAATATATTCTTGAAATGAAAAATATTACAAAAGAATTTCCTGGCGTAAAAGCTCTGGATAACGTAAATTTCAAGGTAAAAAGAGGAGAGATTCATTGTTTAATTGGTGAAAACGGTTCGGGAAAATCCACTTTAATGAAAGTACTTAGTGGATTTCATAAGCATGGGACATATGATGGTCAAATAATATTTGAAGGGAAAGAACAAAAGTTTAATACTATTTACGATAGTGAAAAGGTTGGTATTGTTACTATATATCAGGAATTAGCATTAATTCCAGAATTAACTGTATATGAAAACATTTTTTTGGGTCATGAAATAAAAAATAATGGAATTATTGATTGGAATAAAACTATAACTGAAGCTGAAAAGGTATTAAAAAAATTAGGTTATACGTTAGATACATCCAAAAAGGTTAAGGATTTTGGTGTGGGTGTTCAACAAATTATCGAAATCGCAAAAGCGCTTAGTAAAAACGTTAAATTATTAATATTGGATGAACCGACATCTGCTTTAAATGAAACAGATAGTGAAAAATTATTACAAATAATAAAGGATTTAAAGAATCATGGAATTACTTCAATATTAATATCTCATAAATTAAATGAGGTATTGGAAGTAGCTGATACCATCACTGTCTTAAGAGATGGTTTAACTATAACAACAATTGAGAATAAAAATATATCAGAAAATGTAATTATTAAACATATGGTTGGCAGAGAAATAAATGATATTTATCCAAAAAGAAATCATAAAATTGGAGAAAAGATATTTGAAATAAAGAATTGGAAAGCTTTTGATAGAAAAAATGAAAGATATGTTGTTAAATCTGCTGATTTCTATGTTAGAAGAGGAGAAATTGTTGGTATAGCTGGTTTAATTGGTGCAGGTAGAACAGAACTTGCTCATAGTATTTTTGGAAATCCTGATGATTATAAGGTTAGCGGAGAACTCTATTTTGAAGGCCAAAAAATGCAATTTAAATCAACATCTGATGCAATAAAAGCTGGTATTGCCTATGTTTCTGAAGATAGGAAAGGTAATGGTTTAATATTGGATTTTGATATTAAAACAAATATTACCATTGCTAATTTAAAAAAGATTTTAAAGGGTTTATTTGTAAACGAAAATGAAGAAGTTGTAATTTCCGAAAATTATAGAAAATCATTAAAAATAAAATCTCATAGTATAGAACAGAAAGTATTGAATCTCAGCGGTGGAAATCAGCAAAAGGTTTCATTGGCAAAATGGTTATTTGTTACTCCTAAATTATTGATTTTAGATGAACCAACAAGAGGTATAGACGTGGGTGCAAAACATGAAATTTATAATATTATGAACGAGTTGGTTGCAGAAGGTATGAGCATTATCATGATATCTTCAGAATTACCTGAAGTTTTAGGCATGAGCGATAGAATTTACGTTATGGCTGGTGGAAAAATAGTCGGAGAATTAAGCAATAAAGAAGCTACTCAAGAAAAAATTATGGCAATGGCTGTAGAATATTAA
- a CDS encoding sugar ABC transporter permease yields MCMFGELRTLLKKHIREYGMYIALVVIMLIFSFLTDGLFLSARNISNLFNQMGYIAVLAVGMTLVIVIRHIDLSVGFGSGFLGAIAAILMMQHNMPVLPTILIVFALGIIFGLINGFFISFIGLPSFVMTLAGMLIFRGGLLVATQKTGTIIISNDTFNEIGNGYIPDFFHNENIHVTTLLIGIIIILFYIYFEIKRRNNKIKYNFEVLSIPVFILKILLISSIVAYLFWILASYNGLSWTFVIVLIVTFIYHIMTTKTALGRHIYAVGGNPEAAKLSGISLNKITLFVFGSMGLLTALSGILYASRFQSATPTAGTLFELDAIAAAYVGGVSAAGGVGKVTNSIVGALVMASLINGMNLIGVGISFQYIIRGAVLIAAVVFDIKTRSKAS; encoded by the coding sequence ATTTGTATGTTTGGAGAATTAAGAACTTTGCTTAAAAAACATATTAGAGAATATGGAATGTATATAGCTCTTGTAGTTATTATGTTAATTTTCTCTTTTTTAACTGATGGATTATTTCTTTCAGCTAGAAATATAAGTAATTTATTTAATCAGATGGGATATATTGCTGTTTTAGCTGTTGGCATGACACTGGTTATCGTTATAAGACATATAGATCTTTCTGTAGGTTTTGGTTCTGGTTTTTTAGGTGCAATTGCGGCTATATTGATGATGCAGCATAATATGCCTGTTCTTCCAACCATATTAATAGTTTTTGCTTTAGGAATTATCTTTGGTTTAATAAATGGTTTTTTTATCTCATTCATCGGTCTTCCATCGTTTGTTATGACATTGGCTGGTATGTTGATTTTTAGAGGCGGCTTACTTGTAGCAACGCAAAAAACCGGTACGATAATAATATCAAATGATACATTTAATGAAATTGGAAATGGGTATATACCAGACTTTTTCCACAACGAAAATATCCATGTTACTACACTATTAATAGGCATAATTATAATACTATTCTATATCTATTTTGAAATTAAAAGAAGAAATAATAAGATAAAATATAATTTTGAAGTATTATCTATACCGGTGTTTATACTAAAAATATTATTAATATCCTCTATAGTAGCTTATCTTTTCTGGATATTGGCAAGTTATAATGGACTTTCATGGACATTTGTAATTGTATTAATAGTTACTTTTATTTATCATATTATGACGACAAAAACCGCTTTAGGGAGACACATATATGCTGTTGGAGGTAATCCCGAAGCAGCTAAATTAAGTGGTATTAGTTTAAATAAAATAACATTATTTGTTTTTGGATCAATGGGATTATTAACAGCATTATCAGGTATTTTATATGCCTCAAGATTCCAGTCAGCAACACCTACAGCAGGAACATTATTTGAACTTGATGCTATTGCCGCTGCATATGTTGGTGGTGTATCAGCTGCTGGTGGTGTTGGTAAAGTCACTAATTCGATTGTAGGTGCTTTGGTTATGGCATCACTTATTAACGGAATGAATTTAATTGGCGTTGGTATATCTTTCCAATATATTATTCGTGGAGCAGTTCTAATAGCAGCCGTTGTATTTGATATAAAAACTCGAAGTAAAGCATCTTAA
- a CDS encoding diguanylate cyclase domain-containing protein has product MNINFDDFNFLYIFLDKDGIIKDINKFGCNLLGLPKSKIIGINVFDNFIPDEEKESRILNFKTFFNDVNNIFEKRSILKFITPEKKEIFLEAYSSIAYSEKNEKIGLIGFGFDITEKIKYEQLREKINKVHQLIINSYTLSDNSNIYQFFLEEAVKIIDNADGGSILMKEKDGLFHFVAAVNFDLDNIKKVVLTPKMLLPFDKVTVKKFTKHKYRNIYERNIMLSAGKIQDIKATLTIPIIIDGILEGIINLDSFKNDNAFNEEDIYIGEIISNELSQVIKRKKLEQKLKYLALHDQLTTLPNRVYLYEYAENMLKLAKRKNMKLAFVYIDLKKFKLINDNYGHDVGDHFLYEFADALKNSIRESDFPARIGGDEFILILPDTDESKVLEVIKRLKENLDTPIKYENIDLKIKFNCGVSFFPNHGNDVEQLINISDKTMYKAKKTDKLIEFYRGE; this is encoded by the coding sequence ATGAATATCAATTTCGATGATTTTAATTTTCTTTATATTTTTCTTGATAAAGATGGAATAATAAAAGATATAAATAAATTCGGGTGTAATCTATTAGGATTGCCCAAAAGTAAAATTATTGGTATTAATGTTTTTGATAATTTTATCCCTGATGAAGAAAAAGAAAGTAGAATTTTAAATTTCAAAACATTTTTTAATGATGTTAATAATATTTTCGAAAAAAGGTCTATATTAAAATTTATAACTCCTGAAAAAAAAGAAATATTTTTAGAAGCATATAGTAGCATTGCTTATTCTGAGAAAAACGAAAAAATAGGATTAATTGGTTTTGGATTTGATATAACAGAAAAAATTAAATATGAACAATTGCGTGAAAAAATCAATAAAGTTCATCAATTAATAATTAATTCTTATACATTATCTGACAATTCAAACATATATCAGTTTTTCCTGGAAGAAGCTGTTAAAATAATTGATAATGCTGATGGTGGAAGTATTTTAATGAAAGAAAAAGATGGATTATTTCATTTTGTTGCAGCTGTAAATTTTGATCTCGATAATATTAAAAAGGTTGTTTTAACGCCAAAAATGCTTTTACCATTCGATAAAGTCACTGTTAAAAAATTTACTAAGCATAAATATAGAAATATATATGAAAGAAATATAATGCTATCTGCTGGAAAGATTCAAGATATAAAAGCAACTTTAACTATTCCTATCATTATAGATGGTATCCTGGAAGGAATAATAAACCTCGATTCATTTAAAAATGATAATGCTTTTAATGAAGAGGATATATACATTGGCGAAATAATTTCAAATGAACTTTCACAAGTTATTAAAAGAAAAAAATTAGAGCAAAAATTGAAATACCTTGCTTTACACGACCAATTAACAACATTACCTAATAGGGTTTATTTATATGAATATGCAGAAAACATGCTTAAATTAGCAAAAAGAAAGAATATGAAATTAGCTTTTGTTTATATCGACCTGAAAAAATTTAAATTAATTAACGACAATTACGGTCATGACGTCGGTGACCACTTTTTATATGAATTTGCTGATGCTCTAAAAAATTCTATACGGGAAAGTGATTTCCCTGCAAGAATTGGAGGAGATGAATTCATTCTTATATTACCTGATACTGATGAATCAAAAGTTTTAGAAGTTATAAAAAGATTAAAAGAAAATCTGGACACCCCTATAAAATACGAAAACATTGATTTAAAAATCAAATTCAATTGTGGTGTATCTTTTTTTCCCAATCATGGTAATGATGTAGAACAATTAATCAACATTTCAGACAAAACTATGTACAAAGCAAAAAAAACAGATAAACTAATTGAATTTTACAGAGGAGAGTAA
- a CDS encoding NAD(P)/FAD-dependent oxidoreductase has protein sequence MLRINNIKLPIDHSNEDIKAEIAKKLNISSNDIRKFYIRKKSIDARKKNTMIYFIYNIDFEIENEDIFLKHSFISKSPNYNYKFPIPGDIPLKHKPIIIGFGPAGMFSALILAEAGYEPIILERGKKVDERKKDVKNFWENSILNTESNVQFGEGGAGTFSDGKLNTLIKDKHNRIRKMLKEFVEAGAPEEILYINKPHIGTDKLEIAVKNIRKKIENLGGKILFNSKVTDFIIKNNKIKGVIVNNSEKLYSDIVILAIGHSARDTFQTLFEKGVKITQKPFSIGVRIEHLKEMIDKSQYGKFYNHPKLKAADYKLSHRAKNGRAVYTFCMCPGGYVVASASEKNMVVTNGMSEFARNNINSNSAILVNVSPEDFPSKHPLSGVDFQRRYEKKAFEISQSYYAPVQLFGDFLKSKKSSKFGSVNPTYKPGTVFYDLNKIFPDYISSALKEGILAMGKKLKYFSNYDSLLTGVETRSSSPVRIERNEDYESINIKGLYPAGEGAGYAGGITSSAVDGIRIAERIISKYKKGW, from the coding sequence ATGTTGAGAATTAATAATATAAAATTACCTATAGACCATTCAAATGAAGATATAAAAGCTGAAATAGCTAAAAAATTAAATATATCTTCAAATGATATTAGAAAATTTTACATTAGAAAAAAATCTATTGATGCAAGAAAAAAGAATACGATGATTTATTTTATTTATAACATCGATTTCGAAATAGAAAATGAAGACATATTTTTAAAACATAGTTTTATATCAAAATCCCCTAACTATAATTACAAATTTCCAATACCAGGTGATATTCCATTAAAACACAAACCAATAATTATAGGTTTTGGTCCTGCTGGGATGTTTTCTGCTCTAATTTTAGCCGAAGCTGGATATGAACCAATAATTTTAGAACGGGGTAAAAAGGTTGATGAAAGGAAAAAAGATGTTAAAAACTTTTGGGAAAATAGTATTTTAAATACAGAAAGTAATGTTCAATTTGGTGAAGGTGGCGCAGGGACATTTTCTGATGGAAAGTTAAACACATTAATAAAAGACAAACATAATAGAATTAGAAAAATGCTAAAAGAATTTGTTGAAGCAGGTGCCCCTGAAGAAATTTTATACATAAACAAACCACATATCGGAACTGATAAATTAGAAATAGCTGTAAAAAACATAAGAAAAAAGATTGAAAATTTGGGTGGTAAAATTTTATTTAATTCAAAAGTTACAGATTTTATCATAAAAAATAATAAAATCAAAGGTGTAATTGTAAATAATTCAGAAAAATTATATTCTGATATTGTAATTTTAGCTATTGGGCATAGTGCAAGAGATACGTTTCAAACATTATTCGAAAAAGGAGTAAAAATAACCCAAAAACCATTTTCCATTGGAGTTAGAATAGAACACTTAAAAGAAATGATAGACAAAAGTCAATATGGAAAATTTTATAATCACCCTAAATTAAAAGCTGCTGATTATAAACTATCACATAGAGCAAAAAACGGTAGAGCAGTATATACGTTTTGTATGTGTCCTGGAGGATATGTTGTTGCATCTGCATCAGAAAAAAATATGGTTGTTACTAATGGAATGAGTGAATTTGCACGAAATAATATAAACTCTAATAGTGCAATTTTAGTAAATGTATCACCTGAGGACTTTCCTTCAAAACATCCTCTTTCTGGAGTAGATTTTCAAAGAAGATATGAAAAAAAAGCATTTGAAATATCTCAATCATATTATGCACCTGTTCAATTATTTGGTGATTTTTTAAAATCAAAAAAATCATCTAAATTTGGTAGTGTTAACCCAACATACAAACCAGGAACAGTATTCTATGATTTAAATAAAATTTTTCCCGACTATATTTCTTCTGCATTAAAAGAAGGAATATTAGCAATGGGAAAGAAATTAAAATATTTTTCAAATTATGATTCTTTATTAACTGGTGTAGAAACACGCAGTTCTTCACCTGTAAGAATAGAAAGAAACGAAGATTATGAAAGTATTAATATTAAAGGACTATATCCTGCAGGTGAAGGCGCAGGGTATGCTGGTGGTATTACATCATCAGCTGTAGATGGGATTAGAATAGCTGAAAGAATTATTAGTAAATATAAAAAAGGATGGTGA
- a CDS encoding NYN domain-containing protein → MDYQNQPVDPELIIEKIKELGKIVGGKAYAHWSKYPATMFSFSRHGIELIEMPEDGFENKKGNDIKLAIDAIETMFSLPHIDGFVLVTGDADFVPLVKKLRIYGKEVIVVSRSKNTSKEMELSADIFIPYEEIVKSEKIEDKDTIEDIVDEIIRIIEEHQYDDVNEGIIKRIVTGMKIDYRDFGFLSYNDFINHLIKEIRNEFYSKNGEYSEYEENYMRYIERLLATSVIPLKLEQLVSKAQEKNPWITKNSKYSLKELIVKMIEEKRLWKNSKGYILVPIPRRWEIKHEKILPYPGFRDKFIDYVYNLFKEKKVNSIIEAIHSAKKDLNLTNKVVGSFGIALKFSGKFIGKDGSDYVSMKTPVYLNADFNEFKIAVEAFYIKSILKDEDIHEKNLPIVAKYIYDSENTKRLNEIIIHLMNLQEVFYVKPYYKYYKNLNK, encoded by the coding sequence ATGGACTACCAGAATCAACCTGTTGATCCAGAATTGATAATTGAGAAAATCAAAGAATTGGGTAAAATTGTTGGGGGAAAAGCCTATGCTCATTGGTCAAAATATCCTGCAACAATGTTTTCGTTTTCAAGACATGGTATTGAATTAATAGAAATGCCAGAAGATGGTTTTGAAAACAAAAAGGGAAATGACATTAAATTAGCCATCGATGCTATTGAAACTATGTTTTCCTTGCCTCATATTGACGGTTTTGTACTGGTAACAGGTGATGCGGACTTTGTCCCTCTGGTAAAAAAACTAAGGATATATGGAAAGGAAGTTATTGTAGTAAGTAGAAGTAAAAATACTTCTAAAGAAATGGAACTTTCAGCTGATATCTTTATTCCATATGAAGAAATAGTAAAATCAGAAAAAATAGAGGATAAAGATACTATAGAAGATATCGTAGATGAAATAATAAGGATTATAGAAGAACATCAATATGATGATGTAAATGAAGGCATTATAAAAAGAATTGTCACTGGAATGAAAATAGATTATAGGGATTTCGGTTTTTTATCTTATAATGATTTTATTAATCACTTAATAAAAGAAATAAGAAATGAATTTTATTCTAAAAATGGTGAATATAGCGAATATGAAGAAAATTATATGCGTTATATTGAAAGATTGTTAGCTACAAGTGTTATTCCATTAAAACTTGAACAGCTGGTTTCAAAAGCGCAAGAAAAAAATCCATGGATAACTAAAAATTCTAAATATTCACTTAAAGAATTAATTGTAAAAATGATTGAAGAAAAAAGACTATGGAAAAATTCTAAGGGGTATATTCTCGTTCCTATCCCAAGAAGATGGGAAATTAAACATGAAAAAATACTCCCTTATCCAGGATTCAGGGATAAATTTATAGACTATGTATACAATCTATTTAAAGAAAAAAAAGTAAATTCAATTATTGAAGCTATACATTCTGCCAAAAAAGATTTAAATCTTACCAATAAAGTTGTTGGATCATTTGGAATTGCTTTAAAATTCTCCGGTAAATTCATAGGTAAAGATGGTAGTGATTATGTTAGTATGAAAACACCTGTTTATTTAAATGCTGATTTTAATGAGTTTAAAATAGCTGTTGAAGCATTTTATATAAAAAGCATTTTGAAAGATGAAGACATACACGAAAAAAATCTACCTATAGTTGCAAAATATATATATGATTCGGAAAATACTAAAAGGTTAAATGAAATAATAATTCATTTAATGAATTTACAAGAAGTGTTTTATGTAAAACCATATTATAAATACTACAAAAATCTTAATAAATAA